The Triticum aestivum cultivar Chinese Spring chromosome 7B, IWGSC CS RefSeq v2.1, whole genome shotgun sequence genome window below encodes:
- the LOC123158063 gene encoding transmembrane protein 53, whose product MASFHRPLSAMAVAAFAAVSSIELPDKLSHHHRLPDDVVSLPASKPEANTAPSAPPLSGLQFMPRNLQAFDPAKAPVASLPVIQTVYQYAKFAKTSSEQEAALPAIPSSSSDALYRWHLPDPRACSGSPDRSQTVVVLLGWLGSKQKHLKRYADWYTSRGFHAVTFTLPMSDIVSYNVGGKAEKNVEMLSEHLGDWVREEDGKKIVFHTFSNTGWLCYGVILENLQRQDPSAVEKIKGSIIDSAPVAVPDSQVWALGFSAAIMKKHSVATKGTAPNTRSDVVVVESHKDIRPAATEAVLLSALEKFFDLVLNYPAVNRRLSGVMELLSSNQPNCPQLYIYSSADRVIPAKSVESFVERQRKAGCEVRSCDFVSSPHVDHYRSNPGLYTSQLTNFLEDCVLARREDSSSPSPSA is encoded by the exons ATGGCATCCTTCCACCGGCCCCTCTCCGCCATGGCGgtcgccgccttcgccgccgtctcctccatCGAGCTGCCCGACAAACTCTCCCACCACCACAGGCTCCCCGACGATGTCGTGTCGCTTCCCGCCAGCAAACCAGAGGCCAACACAGCCCCTTCAGCCCCGCCGCTGTCCGGTCTGCAGTTCATGCCGCGGAATCTCCAGGCTTTCGATCCGGCCAAGGCGCCCGTCGCGTCCCTGCCGGTCATCCAGACGGTGTACCAGTACGCCAAGTTTGCCAAGACCTCGTCGGAACAAGAGGCGGCGTTACCGGCCATCCCTTCCTCCTCGTCGGATGCTCTGTACCGCTGGCATCTGCCGGACCCGAGGGCGTGCAGCGGCTCGCCTGACAGGTCCCAGACGGTGGTTGTTCTGCTCGGGTGGCTTGGCTCGAAGCAGAAGCACCTGAAGAGATACGCCGATTGGTACACCTCCAGGGGTTTCCATGCCGTCACCTTCACCCTCCCCATGTCCGACATCGTCAGCTATAATGTCGGAGGGAAGGCTGAGAAGAACGTGGAGATGCTCTCTGAACATCTTGGTGATTGGGTCAGGGAGGAGGACGGGAAGAAGATTGTTTTCCACACTTTCAGTAACACCGGCTGGCTTTG CTATGGCGTAATACTGGAGAACTTGCAGCGGCAGGATCCTTCAGCAGTGGAGAAAATCAAGGGTTCCATAATCGATTCAGCGCCTGTTGCTGTTCCGGACTCTCAG GTGTGGGCTCTAGGTTTCTCAGCTGCTATCATGAAGAAACACAGTGTGGCAACAAAAGGCACTGCACCAAATACAAGGTCTGACGTCGTAGTTGTGGAGTCTCACAAAGATATCAGACCAGCAGCTACCGAGGCGGTTCTACTATCTGCATTGGAAAAGTTTTTTGATCTTGTTCTGAACTATCCGGCCGTAAATAG GAGGCTGTCTGGTGTTATGGAGCTTCTGTCCTCAAACCAACCAAACTGCCCTCAGCTATACATATACAGCTCTGCCGATCGGGTTATCCCAGCGAAGTCAGTGGAGTCATTTGTGGAGAGGCAACGAAAAGCAGGGTGTGAGGTTAGGTCGTGCGACTTTGTATCATCCCCTCACGTCGACCACTACCGCAGCAATCCGGGGCTCTACACCTCTCAGCTGACCAACTTCTTGGAGGACTGCGTGCTGGCCCGACGCGAGGACTCCTCGTCGCCGTCACCGTCTGCATAG